From one Gossypium hirsutum isolate 1008001.06 chromosome D08, Gossypium_hirsutum_v2.1, whole genome shotgun sequence genomic stretch:
- the LOC107916028 gene encoding uncharacterized protein, giving the protein MFNWWNDTSLWLDSVEAKDQVGLLAYICWNLWNSRNRFIFENKNEDPVSIWMKAMREAMEFNQRGSAPAPNSVKINCDASWNPSNQTAGIATVARDSFGKIIQGLNACVQVSSVRVAEALAVRSGAVLAVHRQWSNVALESDNKELMTSLEADLDNCWGSKAIEADIKSLLASVNYVFSFISKSGVAKMTRTLACPFDWVLFPPAGLARLVSNDSVSF; this is encoded by the coding sequence ATGTTCAATTGGTGGAATGATACCAGTCTATGGCTTGATTCTGTTGAAGCCAAAGATCAAGTGGGACTTCTTGCTTACATTTGTTGGAATCTTTGGAATTCTAGGAATCGATTTATCTTCGAAAACAAAAATGAAGATCCTGTCTCCATTTGGATGAAAGCCATGAGGGAAGCTATGGAATTTAACCAACGAGGGTCAGCCCCTGCTCCAAATTCAGTTAAAATCAACTGTGACGCATCTTGGAACCCCTCAAACCAAACAGCGGGAATTGCAACAGTTGCTAGAGACAGTTTTGGGAAAATCATCCAAGGCCTGAATGCTTGTGTTCAAGTGTCCTCTGTTCGGGTTGCTGAAGCGTTGGCGGTGCGTTCGGGAGCTGTTTTGGCCGTTCACCGACAATGGTCAAATGTTGCTTTGGAATCGGATAACAAAGAACTTATGACCTCACTTGAAGCGGATCTCGACAACTGTTGGGGATCAAAGGCTATTGAAGCTGATATAAAATCTTTATTAGCCTCTGTTAATTATGTTTTCAGTTTTATCTCTAAATCAGGGGTTGCAAAGATGACTCGAACTTTAGCATGCCCTTTTGATTGGGTTTTGTTTCCACCTGCTGGTCTTGCTCGACTTGTGAGCAATGATTCTGTTTCTTTCTAA
- the LOC107916081 gene encoding ATP synthase subunit delta', mitochondrial — protein MLRRALGLLPRPIAAARARSFSTDLPAAHTADATFMEAWNKVMPNMDPPKTPLSFMHPRPPTPSSIPPKLTVNFVLPYASELSTKEVDMVIVPATTGQMGFLPGHVATIAELKPGVLSVHEGSETTKYFVSSGFVFIHANSFADIIAVEAVPLDRIDANLVQKGLADFTQKLSSATTELEKAEAQIGIDVHSALNSALTG, from the exons ATGCTGCGTCGAGCATTGGGGCTCTTGCCCCGACCCATAGCAGCTGCAAGGGCTCGATCCTTTTCCACTGATCTGCCCGCCGCTCACACTGCCGATGCCACCTTTATGGAGGCCTGGAACAAAGTCATGCCCAACATGGATCCTCCTAAGACCCCTCTATCTTTCATGCACCCTCGCCCGCCTACCCCTTCCTCCATTCCTCCCAAACTCACTGTCAATTTCGTTCTTCCTTATGCTTCTGAGTTGTCCACCAAAGAG GTTGACATGGTTATAGTACCAGCCACAACCGGACAGATGGGTTTTCTTCCAGGACATGTAGCAACAATTGCAGAATTGAAGCCTGGTGTGCTGTCAGTGCATGAAGGAAGTGAAACTACAAAGTATTTTGTCAGCAGCGGTTTTGTTTTTATCCATGCCAACTCATTTGCAGATATAATTGCTGTCGAGGCAGTGCCACTCGATCGGATTGATGCAAATCTTGTCCAGAAAGGGCTTGCAGATTTCACCCAGAAGCTGAGCTCAGCCACAACTGAATTGGAGAAAGCTGAAGCACAGATTGGGATTGATGTTCATAGCGCACTAAACTCAGCTCTCACAGGCTAA
- the LOC107916063 gene encoding FCS-Like Zinc finger 3, which yields MSGYYYHSGCPDQYGAHYLDACSVCGKSLHNSDIFMYRGNTPFCSKECRQEQMEMDEAREKKLKFGRSHRKSDSKTSTPNKTVRTGTITVS from the exons ATGTCGGGTTATTATTATCACTCAGGGTGCCCAGATCAGTACGGGGCTCACTATCTGGATGCCTGCTCCGTTTGCGGCAAATCGCTTCATAATTCCGATATTTTCATGTACAG AGGGAATACACCGTTTTGCAGCAAAGAGTGTAGACAAGAACAGATGGAGATGGATGAAGCCAGAGAAAAGAAGTTGAAATTTGGTAGATCACATAGGAAATCGGATTCCAAGACCTCTACACCCAACAAAACTGTTCGGACGGGAACTATTACGGTGTCGTAG
- the LOC107916092 gene encoding 40S ribosomal protein S11: protein MAEQTEKAFLKQPKVFLSSKKTGKGKRPGKGGNRFWKSIGLGFKTPREAIEGTYIDKKCPFTGTVSIRGRILAGTCHSAKMVRTIIVRRNYLHYIKKYQRYEKRHSNIPAHISPCFRVKEGDHVIIGQCRPLSKTVRFNVLKVNPAGSSGGGKKAFTAM, encoded by the exons ATGGCGGAACAG ACGGAGAAAGCATTTCTCAAACAACCCAAGGTGTTTTTAAG CTCTAAAAAAACTGGGAAAGGAAAGAGACCTGGAAAGGGCGGGAATCGCTTCTGGAAAAGCATTGGGTTAGGCTTTAAGACACCCAGAGAGGCCATTGAAG GAACATATATTGATAAGAAATGCCCATTTACTGGCACTGTTTCTATTAGAGGCCGTATCCTTGCCGGTACTTGCCATAGTGCAAAAATGGTAAGGACCATTATCGTCCGAAGGAACTACCTTCACTACATCAAGAAATACCAAAG ATACGAAAAAAGGCACAGCAATATCCCAGCTCATATATCCCCCTGCTTTCGTGTTAAAGAAGGAGATCATGTTATAATCGGGCAATGCAG GCCTTTGTCGAAGACGGTGAGGTTCAATGTCCTAAAGGTCAATCCAGCGGGGTCTTCCGGTGGTGGGAAGAAAGCTTTTACAGCCATGTGA
- the LOC107908469 gene encoding E3 ubiquitin-protein ligase ATL4, whose protein sequence is MASPPPLLYGVIGGPVASSENNSSERSHSSSSSIESAKPSIIIIILILSITLLVSVSLCLLLRHLNRRCLRHLSRSSTSTIVASAASHRVSPEQSPTALLLDSLPLFTFSSITRRRSNGDSTVSGDCAVCLSKFEQQDQLRLLPICCHAFHAQCIDTWLTSNQTCPLCRSPLFASESDLMKSLLQSSNAAAPIGSGGSDSFRLEIGSVSLRQPGSESGEQRRSYSIGSFDYIVEEESEVTRNQTHQRNVSDKEEVVGGAEAASEASLAGEVATGRSWLKEYVDRLSSSLSSRAMSFRSSGRFFTGSSRRSDIAGVVTADYDVEANRIGEEISEMFRWFSGV, encoded by the coding sequence ATGGCGTCGCCGCCACCTTTGTTATACGGAGTTATTGGAGGTCCTGTGGCCTCCTCGGAAAATAATAGCAGTGAACGCtcccattcttcttcttcttcaattgaGAGTGCAAAGCCGAGTATTATAATAATCATTTTGATCCTTTCTATAACCTTGCTTGTTTCTGTTTCTCTTTGTCTCCTCTTGCGTCATCTCAACCGCCGTTGCTTGCGTCACCTCTCTCGTTCCTCTACCTCCACTATTGTCGCCTCCGCTGCCAGCCACCGTGTCAGTCCCGAACAATCACCGACGGCTTTGTTGCTTGATTCTCTTCCTCTTTTTACTTTCTCTTCCATTACTCGCCGCCGCTCCAACGGTGATTCAACGGTTTCCGGAGATTGTGCCGTTTGTTTGTCGAAATTTGAACAGCAGGATCAGCTCAGGCTTCTCCCTATCTGTTGTCACGCATTTCACGCCCAGTGCATTGATACTTGGCTTACTTCAAATCAGACTTGTCCTCTATGCCGCTCTCCTCTCTTCGCTTCCGAGTCCGATCTCATGAAGTCGTTGCTTCAGTCTTCTAACGCAGCCGCACCGATCGGAAGTGGCGGAAGCGATAGTTTCCGGCTTGAGATCGGTTCTGTAAGTCTCCGGCAACCAGGCTCAGAATCAGGTGAGCAAAGAAGGTCGTATTCCATTGGCTCTTTTGATTATATCGTCGAGGAAGAATCAGAGGTGACTAGGAATCAAACTCATCAGAGAAACGTCTCCGATAAAGAAGAGGTGGTCGGAGGAGCTGAGGCAGCTTCGGAAGCGAGCCTCGCCGGCGAGGTTGCTACCGGAAGGAGTTGGCTTAAGGAATACGTGGATAGGCTCTCTTCTTCGCTATCGTCTCGTGCGATGTCATTTCGTAGCTCAGGTAGATTCTTCACCGGGAGCAGTCGACGAAGCGATATCGCCGGCGTTGTCACCGCAGATTACGACGTGGAGGCCAATCGCATCGGCGAGGAGATCAGCGAAATGTTTCGTTGGTTCTCAGGGGTATGA
- the LOC107916073 gene encoding FCS-Like Zinc finger 3, translating to MSGYYYYSGCPDHYEAHYLDACSVCGKSLHNSDIFMYRGNTPFCSKECRQEQMEIDEAREKKLKSGRSLRKSDSKSSTPNKTVRTGIVTVS from the exons ATGTCGGGTTATTATTATTACTCAGGGTGCCCAGATCACTACGAGGCTCATTATCTGGATGCCTGCTCCGTTTGCGGCAAATCGCTTCATAATTCCGATATTTTCATGTACAG AGGGAATACACCGTTTTGCAGCAAAGAGTGTAGACAAGAACAGATGGAGATCGATGAAGccagagaaaagaaattgaaatctGGCCGATCTCTTAGAAAATCGGATTCAAAGAGCTCTACACCAAACAAAACTGTTCGGACGGGCATTGTTACGGTGTCGTAA